The Procambarus clarkii isolate CNS0578487 unplaced genomic scaffold, FALCON_Pclarkii_2.0 HiC_scaffold_106, whole genome shotgun sequence genome includes a region encoding these proteins:
- the LOC138360303 gene encoding tigger transposable element-derived protein 2-like: MLSKKQPAKAGVCKGKKEAITVEVKKEIIAKHERGIRVVDLAREYGRAPSTISTILKGKDKYKTLDMAKGVSKLTSKRPKLLEDVERLLLVWMNERQLHGDCVSEAIVCAKARMLYVDLVRKIPGASSEDEEVFRASRGWFENFKKRSGIHSVVRHGEAASSDKGAAEAFVPEFQKFVDQEQFLPQQVFNCDETGLF, encoded by the coding sequence ATGTTGTCCAAGAAGCAGCCTGCGAAAGCAGGAGTttgcaaggggaagaaagaggcaaTCACTGTGGAAGTGAAGAAAGAGATCATAGCAAAGCACGAGCGTGGTATTCGTGTGGTTGATCTTGCCAGGGAGTATGGCAGGGCTCCCTCAACAATATCCACCATACTGAAGGGCAAGGATAAATATAAGACGCTTGACATGGCCAAAGGAGTTAGCAAGCTCACCAGCAAACGTCCAAAACTCCTGGAAGATGTGGAACGGCTACTGCTGGTGTGGATGAATGAACGACAATTGCATGGCGATTGTGTCTCTGAAGCTATCGTTTGCGCTAAGGCTAGGATGCTGTATGTGGACCTTGTCAGGAAGATACCAGGTGCGTCGTCTGAAGATGAGGAGGTATTTAGGGCAAGCCGTGGCTGGTTTGAGAACTTTAAGAAAAGGAGTGGTATACACAGTGTTGTgcgacatggggaggctgccagctctgataaaggTGCTGCTGAGGCTTTTGTGCCAGAGTTCCAGAAATTTGTTGATCAGGAGCAGTTTCTGCCACAACAAGTTTTCAATTGTGACGAGACCGGCCTTTTTTGA